CATGAAGCGTATCGAATACAAAAACACACTATGAAAcctgaaattttatttatttatttatacttactCCGTCCTAGGTATGAATCTGCTTCTCTCCTCTTAATATATGGAGTCTACATTTTGGTGCTCTGTTTTGACATTAAAATCAATCAGTACATCATGAAGAAGTTTAGTCGTTGCTGTACCTGCTTCACAGTGACTGCAGAAGAGACTGAACAGCAACCACTGATGGGCTGGAAGGAAGAGACAGGGCCTCTTATTCGGCGGCAGTCAAGAGCAGACAGCGGAATTTTCCATGATGAGTCAGATTACGCTCAACTTTCATCAAGTTTACATGGGCCTGATTCTATTTCTGAAGGTATTCCTGCAATCTTTGCCAACAGCTATTTTAGAAAGGCCTGGCGGTAGTGTAAATGGCCTTCAGAAATTCTAGTGAGAAAAATAAATCATTAGCCGCTCTGGTCACTCTCAAGTTTTCCTGAAAATACTGAAAGTAAGCCTTTGCCATGTGAATGTAACTTACAAGTCTGGCGGCTGAAATGCTTTAAATTATATAATGGCTCAGGTGCTTAAACAAGACTATCTTGAACAGGGTCATATTCCTCTGGCAATACACGTACACAGCAATCAATAATCCTGGGTTGCCTGCTAGGCTAGGCATGGGTGGATATCTAAATTTTGCTTCCTGTTATACTCAGTCTTGTTAGTTTTAATTAAACTTTAAGAGGCCTAAACCTGTACAGCATAaacctagttgagattcctggattgtaggggttggactagatgacccttaagatcccttccaacccaaattctgtgattctgtacgTTGTCAGAAAATGGGGATTTGTGTAGTTATTTGTGGAATTTTACCATGTAATGATTCCGGGAGAAAGTTTTTTGGAGGAAAGCGAATAATATGTAATGTAGGTCTATCCAAATGGCTAAATAAAACAGATGTTGGTATCAGGAAAACTATGGAGCTCTTAAAAGCTTACGTTTATAAAGACCAAGATCTCATTTCTTAAATGGTTTGCCACCTTGACAGATTCTCAAAGCGTGTTCACCATGCCTGAAGCAGATCTGAAGAGAGTTCTGTGGGTGCTGTCCCTTCCAGTTATTGCTCTGCTCTATTTGACGACACCGGACTGCAGAAGAGtgttttggaagaactggttCATGCTTACATTCTTCATGTCAGCAGTGTGGATTTCGGCATTTACATACGTTCTTGTATGGATGGTAACAATAGTGGGTATGTACAGTATTGAACCCAGCAGTACAAGCCCTCCCTTGCATAATAAGTCAATTTGGCAGCAGtgccttaaaaaaagaatcccAATTTTGGTGGTGCTTAAGATAAAAGTTgtcatgcataggatttcagACTGGACCTCTTTAACAGTTAATGCCTACATTAAGTCGATGTACAAGTATGAATTTACTAGAGTTAAACCACAGGCTTAGCCAGCTTGAATCAGCAGCGTTTTTGGAAATAAAAGCTAAGCCTAGCATTCTTATTATTGAAAACATAGATTTTAAGTCCATCTACCTAAAAAAATTCAAGGGTGCACAACCAACTAATGTAGCTAAGCTGCACAAAAAATGGAGTATTTCTGGCAGTTAACCTTAGGACACTATTCATCCttctagcccagtactgtctcctctggcagcagctctcaaagaGCTTCCACATCATCTGCTACCCAGTCCTTTTAACTGAagatatgccagggattgaatctgagaacTACTGGATGGAAAGCATGTGGGTCTTCCACTGAAACtatagtcacccccccccccccgaagatcaGATTAACCGGCTTTAATATACCAAAATGGAGTCTTCCCAGGAATGAGCTGAAAAAACCCACCAGCAGCATTATGAGAGTCATGTGTTGGGCAGTACACCTAGATTCATCCTCTAATTGTGCAGCAAAATTACAATGTTGTTATTCATTTTCAGACATTGGCAATGACGTTAAACTAGAGCCAACAATAACAGCTTAGAAATTTGGATTCCAAACTATTACAGTGCCCTTTCATCCATTTCAGGAACTAAAGGCTTGAAGTTACTTTCCCATCTGAACTTTCACAGCAATGCCATTTGGAAGTTTCTGAGTCAAGATTATCAGCAGACTTaatttcctcccctgcccccagcctGGAATTCATGTGTTTCTTTCAAGAGCAGATGATTAAGAAGGGTTAGTGGTTCATATGACTTCAAGAGCTCATGTGATAAAGATGCCAAAGGAAAAGAAGGGATTATACCAGTTGTAAAAACTCTAATTAGAATAGTAAGCTGTTCCATATTTGAAGGGAAACTTGATGCAGGCATGTTGATTAGTAGCAATATTTTCAGAACTAGAAGTCGTAATGGTGACTTTTAAATGACAGAGTATACTACCAAACTGCAGTACTGTATGTTAAATCTGTTCATACTGATCTAGAAACTTGgtacctgaacccccccccccaattccattcTTTGTCCATTAACAGAAAGCTAAAGTGTTCCTTCCTTTTGAATTTGCTTTGCTACAGGGGAAACTTTGCACATTCCAGATACTGTAATGGGTCTTACATTACTAGCAGCAGGAACAAGCATACCAGATACAGTTGCAAGTGTACTGGTGGCTAGGAAAGGTGAGTGATTTTTCATAGCATTACGAAGCAATTTGCAGCAAGTGGAAAGAAGGGGTTTCCCCTTTGTTTATAATATGCCAATAGAATGCACCAACACTATACTGGCATGAAGAACTGGCAAACTTTTAGCACACAAAATGGGAATGAATTGTTACTTTTATAAGTAGCACCAGGGTGTCTAGGGTCAAAAGAGAACTACAGGGAGCTTGGATGGCTCCAGCAAAACAAATTCTTAGCAGCCAACCTGAAATAGTTCAGGAATCTTAAAGCTAGCAATTTTTGCAATCATGGTACTGTatactagatcaggggtccccagacttaccgcgcggtgggccggagggcaggggagtgcgcacgcagcgggcgggggagtgcgcgcccgtgcgcatgcgcacacggtcgggggaaaatcaccgaaaatcgcttgtgcgcatgcgtatgggcctcccccgacccggaagtgcatcggaaatgacctcttctgggtcgggagaggcccatacgcatgcgcacaaaggattttcggcgattttttgccgattttgaagatcgctgcCGCGCcgcacgccgtaagagcgggcggcggcagcgggcggcgggggtcgtcgcgggccggactGGGAGGCTAATTGAgtcgcatccggcccgggggccgtagtttgggggcccctgtaCTAGATCAACGTTAAAATATGGTATAATGCAGCAAATAGCTTCCTTAAGATTGATACACGTAAATGTGTTTTATCTTGCAGGAAGAGGCGATATGGCGATGTCAAACATTGTAGGATCCAATGTATTTGATTTGTTGTGTTTGGGATTGCCGTGGTTTATAAGGACAGCCTTTGTAGACACATCAGCTCCTGCAGAAGTGAACAGCAGTGGTTTGACTTACACTGCCATTTCTCTTGTTTGttccattgcttttatttttctggCTGTTCACTTGAATGGCTGGAAGCTAGACAAAAAATTGGGGGCAGTCTGTCTAGTGATGTACTTAGCATTTGTAATATTATCAATCCTGTATGAACTTGGAGCCATAGGAAACAATCCTATCAGTACCTGTGGAGACTAGTTTGGCtagggatttgtttgttttttacaatgtaATCGAGgataagaaataaagatacatAAAATATTGAAAGCACTAGTTTCTTCATTTAGTCAAATAAAAAACTCCAGCATTCCCTTTGAGCTCTAAAACTTATTTACAGAAATTCCACATCATGACATAAGAACCACTTAAAAGCTCAAGGCTATCAAGAATTAATGAGGGCATGTCATTTCAGAGAAAGGAGTAGCAGTGACTATAAATGCATGTAAAACAAACAGGGAAAAGGGGGGTGTAAAAAAAGGGAAGACACATCCTTTACATTACAATTGTAACATAGGGAAATATGACACAAAACAAGTTCCACTATACAGTCTTTGTTAAACAGAGGAAATGGCTTGTTTTATTAAAAACAGTAGAACCATTCATTTAAACTGAATGACTAGAGACACTTAGCATGATTTTGGAGAGGTATTAAAACAGCCACAGCTCCCAGACTTCAAGAGAAGGTGTGGGTGTTCATACCACTAAACAAGTCAGGAAAGTTctctttcaaaaaccaaaatgtaGTAAGAGTCAGTTAATGAACTCACAGTATATTAAACACTATACTGTTAAAGGCTGGTGggttttaaaagttttgtttttccaaCTTAAGTAAAGCATACAATGTTACTAAAAATGACTCACTAGGAGGAGACAAGGAGAGAAAAGCTAAACTTGACAAAAAGGAATGTTCCCCAACATTTAATTATAAATTATGCAATGCGATCCAAACGTACGTCAATTTCTCTGCCATTGATTTTTATGCCGTTCATTATCACACAGGCCTTTTCCGCCGATTCTGGTGAATCAAATCTGACAGTTCCACAGCCTTTTGATTTCCCattctccatttttatttctgcaaacATTACATGACCTGGATAAACAAAGTTAAAAAATTCAATATAGTCTATGATGCACTGCTGGTGTTAGAAATCCCAATCGCCACAGGTAACTTTAAAAATTCTGAATTACAATGTAATAAAGGCCAGCTCATGTCACAGGTCTCCTATTGTAATGCTACCCATGCAAACAAGAGAAGCCATCTAGCAGCCTCCGTTTTGCCACACTGAGCTTATAAACTCGACACCCCCTCAAATGCCACTACATTCCAATTGTCTGCCAACCTATCCTTCCTCCTCTACATTAGTTATATTTTCTTCCAACGGGTTTGGCAACGTCGGCTCTCTTTCCGAATTTCCTGTATtccacacttttcccctcctgtTCCCTCAATGAAAACTGAATTGGTAAAAAGGGGGCACATTTTTAAGAACTTCGTTGGTAACGAAAGGTTGAGAGATTGTTGATTCtcagtattttaacattttgaataTCTAGATGAACCCAGGCAATTCGGGGCAACAGGCAGCTGATCTAAAATACTGGACAGGTTTTTAAATTGACCCTAAACTGCGCAATTCTACATTCAGACTCTGTTTATATAATTTATAGTGGCTatggaaacccagtcagatgggtggggtataaataatattgttATAGTTATGATTATGGTTATGGTTATGAATCCCTTAAATAAAATTTAGTAACTCCAACACTTCTTACAGCATTTTCAGGTGGTCTAACAGTCACTACTTGTTATGGGACAGAACTAGTCTGTGgttccatttttttaattaaaaaaaagtatagAAAAGCCTCAATTTCTTAAGCCACAAATACAACAGAGAGCAGAAGGGGGGGAATcttgcattttgatgttttaAGGCATGGGAGGGAacactctggccctccagatactgagGGATTTCAGttttcatcagctccagccaccatAGCTAATGACCAGAGATGGTTGAAAGAGAACTTTCTTcatatctgcagggccacaggtcctCCACCCGTGTTTTAAAAGGAAGGCAAGAAAAATACTTTTGCTGGTGCATTAAGCCAACATGAAATGCTGAGAATAAGATtaagtgcacattttaaaaactatACATTTTTGAGAATTCAAAAGCACGATTTGTGGATTATGACAAATATGTAACATTGCAGGTGTGCAGTCAAAGAAGGTAATTATAGCTTAAGAGTTCTACCAGGAGCCACAAAAACTCCTTTCTCTTTGTACAGATTGTCCATTTCATGAGCAAAGCAAGGATGAGTTTTCACAGAAAGGTAATAAGGATGGAGATTACATTCACTTCATAATTCAATGAGACTTAGATGACTTGGACCTCAATTAAAAATCATTATTTGCTGTAAAcacaaaaaaccaaataaaaaaataaaaatactcttaCCACCCAGATCTATATAGGAATGTCGAGAACTAGCATTACTGCAACATTCTTGCATCCTTAGACTTAATATATTCCGGGAATTTCAAACTAAGGCAAATTCATATGCCTTGGTTTGTTGTGATTTAAATAAAGGAACTAAACAAATCACAAATTGTGAGTATCAACCAAGCAGGATCTGTTACTGTGGCTTGAGGCTTGTGAACTATGTACTTTAGGCAAACTGATTTCTCATCAAAtctgaacaaaccatggtttggggcATTGCTCCGAGGCTACTGTTTGGGACATCATCTAGGGATTCCCgggaaaagagaagaaataaacCAATAATTGTTTGCCTCTGCACAGtgctagaaactgagatatgaaagctaggagctaaatggcaccttaaatctaagTTAAGGGTGCCGCAATGGAATGTGTAGGCACGCTTCTTTATAACAATAcaagctgaaaatgaactgcagctagaATCTTATACTGTATTCATCTGAATACtgcaaaaaaaacaaagccatacttcccctgcccgcccccctaatattcttatgagTGTCCCTTCTCCTCAGAGAGTGGCTCAATGTAGGGAGGCAGCAAAAGGTCCTCCTTTCGTTCCAACactggcagttttaatctgaaatcctaGGCGCAGTATtgctcccagagctcagaaactgcttgcattaatgaaattccctgttgcaaaacacgcctagaacaatgggagtttcgaacgccGACTCTGCATCTGAAACACAAGTCATGGCTTAGAGTCTCAATTAGATGGCACACAGCAAGCTTTTGGAAATTCGTCCAAGTTGCCACATTCTGGGAACCTTTGGGGTTCCTCAATGAAGGTTGGTAATGAAGCTGAAGCTTCCATGAAACGGCACCTTTTCCCCTGAAACATACACTGCTTTAAGGTACCGACTCCATTCATGCTGAGCAGCAGGTGATATCCAACAACTCTGGCACAGGTGGTAGCCTTGCCCTACCATCTTTGTTGTGGCTAATCATCTTTGCCTTAGAGGCAACAACATTTGTGCCTAATACTTACCACACTGGCTGAACTTTTCCTTAAGCTTCTGCCAGGTCAAGTCAAAAGGAAGCTGAAATGAAGATAAGCATATCGTAACGCAAGGAGAAAAAGCCAGAGAATAACGCTGCTAATTGGTTCAATTTATGTGCTTACATTTCTGACAAATATCTGGTTGCCCTTGGAGCCTACTCTGTCTCTCACACCACTGCCCATTGGGCCAGGCACAAATCCTCGATCCATATCAATATTTCTCTCCAGGCCAGTTCCCATGGTTGGCCCCATTCGATCAAAAGTGGAGTTCATCCGATCCATTCCCATGCCCATGCCCATTCCTCCGGTCATACTGTTCATACCACTTATTCCACTACCTGCAAACAGAGAGAGATTTAGGAATCCAATAGTAATGTTTATAGTACAATAGTAAACAAAAGTTtgataacagtttcaaattcatATATAAATAAGTTGGCTTGATgcaaggggaaatgcagatgagTTTCTATAAAGAAAGCCAAGTAGGTTTCTGGTGCAACCACTAGTTAACTTTGACATGCAATGGAATCCCATGAAAATATTCAAAGGAAATAGCACTTTAAGGATCAACAGCTGTTTTAACCAAATTCATTTGATCTTCATCTGAGGAAGCAAATGGACAATGATTTATTATGCTGGTAATAGCCAGCCAACTATAAAGAccaaacatttatttttgtttttgagccACTGACCTACATTTTCCTAACTGAATTTAGTAATTGCAGATTTTAAATGGTGCATACAGTATTTGGGTTATGAAAGTGGATGTAAACCCCTACTAATGTTTGTCTGAAGGAATGTTGACGTGGCAGCTACATTATTCAGTTAGCCATTATTAATTTATGGTAGTATCAGCCCACGGGCAttcactgcaatgcgctctatgtggggctacctttgaaggtgacccagaaactacaattaatccagaatgtggcagctagacttgtGACTGCGAGTGGCCGTTGAAACCATAtagcactggtcctgaaagacctacattggctcccagtacatttccgagcacaattcaaagttttggtgctgacctttaaagccctaaacggcctcggcccagtatacccaaaggagtgtctccacccacatccttcagcccagacactggctccgagggccttctggcagttccctcactgagagaagtgaggttgcagggaactaggcagagggaacaactatctgacttttagaagacatctgaaggcaaccttgcttagggaagtttttaatgtttgatattttattatggatGCCACGGTCACAAAGTTGAATTCTACCCTTCCCAGCTTTTAGGATGCCACTGCTACCCCGGAGGGTGGTTTGCACTGATATGCCCTAAGTAGCTCAGTGCATGCTAGTTCGCGAAAGTGACTGCTTCTCTGTGGGCTTATCAGGTCATGGTTGTCACCTATTTATTGTTTAAACAGGCACTGTGTGATTACCAGTCCCGTTAAGATCAGATGCTTTTTACATAAGCAAGCAGGATCCAGGTGAATTTTAAAATGCTAAGttttggagaaaaataaaaattattgtgtgtgtttgataGACACTGACTACAGAGAAGGAACATAGCTCAATGGTAGCTTACatattttcatgcaaaaagtcccaggttcaatcccgaaCATGTGACTTGGTTTAAGAGCAGTCTCCTATGCTCCTGTTATAGAAATTCATTAATCCAAAATGTGATTTTTCACAAAGTAAGCATAATGGCTCTCACAAGCATGGAATTGTCAGTATATTATTCCCTTATTAAATGTGACCAGAGAAGAGAGCTAGACTTAAATTCCATCACATATACTGGATATATGTTCACACTTAGAATGCAGAGGTGTTAGTATTCTTAACATGCACCTTTCAGTTATTCTGTAGCCATGCATGACAACTCTATGAATCTCCCTTTTGCAGACAGATGTTAAACCACCTCATAAGTCAAAACAGCTACCTGAAATCCTGCGACTGGTGGCTGTTGCTACAGGTTTTACTTAATATCAGATTCCAATACTTGCTATtatctgctgggttttttttttttgaaatttgctTGTctgctatgcatttggacacctcttaagatggTGTCCATCTTAGTATACAATTTTGAATCATTTTGTATCAAAACAGAAgaatgaacctttcaaaactgcactgattttttgatttcttagaattcctgggCAACACCAGGCACAAGGCTGCTAGGGTTTATACAAATGATCCACTCTAGAAACTTAATCTTTAGAAAACACTAGACATCTTAATGAACTTCAGTTATAACTGCAGTCACATAAAACTGGAAGTTTTAAATCAATGGAGCAATTTTCTTACTACCGACAATAAGATTTTTCTGGATCCATCTAGACATAGCACTAACAAAAGACCCTTTCTATTATACGTTAGAATTTATATTTGGTTGAAGCAGATCAACCTACTCATTCCAGATCCTACTGGGCCCATATTAGAAGCTCCCATTCCTCCTGCAAAACCACCAACCATTGCACCACCTAAACAAGGACAGAAAAAAGTCACATTATACATCTCCGTTTTACTTAAAAGCTAGGGAATTCTACCAAACTACCTTTTCATAACAAAATAATTTATCATTCTACCAAACCACCTTTTCATAATGAAATAATTGATGGCAGTAATGCTCAATGGACATATTAATCTAAAAATACAAAAGTGAACAAGAGTAGCTACTAGACTGTgaaaaaaatatcttcactacaaTGTTCTCATTGAATGTTTTTCAGAGAATTTAAATTTGTAAGGCCAGTAGAGTTACAATGCAGCAAGAAGTCTACAAGTATCTcttaaaattaaatggttatttGAGAACTAACAGCTGCAAGCTATTAATTTGGATTCCTGCTTTAAGCTACTTCTATTCACTCTCAAAAAGTAGTATGTGAAAAGCACTTCACCCTGTCAGTCTCCAGAAAGAAGACAACAGTACCTTTTACGGACATCTATCTCAGGCagaagaagggaaaagggagattatGAGTTATGAAGCAACATAGTGTTCACTTGTGAAAATGATTTGCTTGCTACATGCTTGATACCCAATTCCATGAAAAATGCAAGTTTGCCAAGGGCCATACCCATCCTTCCAAATGAGTCTCCAAAGCCACGGTTCATTGCCATATCAGTTCGACCAAAGTCTCTATCAATATTTCCTCCCATTCCTCCACGGAACATTTCTGCAGGAAACACAGTAGACAGTATTTTCTTTTAGATTCCAGATACTGTATGTTTGCTTACAGACAAACCTTTAGGTACAAAGGATTCACTTTGAATGGTACCATAACCTGCTAAGTGGAAAGACGCTTATTCAAGATACTGATTTCAAAcaagttcatttaaaaaataggaacatgggaagctgtgtTTGatggaccattgatccatctaacttagtattgtcaacactgaatgCAAGAGGTTCTCCATAGTTCAGGCAGTCTTTCCCAGTCAACATGCATTATAGCTTGACTGTACATGTTGGGTATACAGTCTAAGCAAGACTCATTTCCATTCCCCTATTATTACAAATGTAGGATTCAGAACTCTAAAAGAGTTGCTATAATTTTTTTGTAGTAGATCCCTCTCACAGGATCAGTGGAGGATGCCAATATTTTAAGCAACCTCAAATGTTCTCAAGGATCCCAGGAGCTACGGTAGTTTTGGAGGCAACAGCATGGCATCAAACACTGGCAACAATGAGAGACTTCCCACCACCTCCAAATTTCAGCTTCAAAAGAGAGATCTTCCTCAATACCAAAGCTGTGGAGAAGCTAAATTACCCCTCCTTGCCTGCTTGAATCCTGTTAAGAAGCAGCCTCctccattttaaaaactgcatgtGAAATGCAAAGTCCTGTTTTTAACATCACATCTACTTTGATTGTCTCTGTGCATAGGCACACAAATGTAGCAGATAAGCCCTTCAggttatttttaaatacagtacacaacaaaaacaaacaaacacaaaacaaaataaatctatTTGTACATGGCCACCAGGGTCCCTTATAGAAAAACTGAGGATACTGGCATAAAGCTAGTAAGAGTAACAGAAAATACAGATAGAATATTTACATCAACATTATGAGAGATCATTGAATAACAATACCTCACTCCATTTCCAATTCTAAGTTCTTGTCAAATTCACTGTTTTTTACTCATTATTCCAAATGTCTGTGCATAGTCTAATATGGGATGGAGGACTCTTTTAATAGTCTTCATTTGTGCAAAAAACACAACACTGAGAAAAGTGAGTTTGATTTGATTATCCCTTGGATAAATGAACTTTGTAGATTAAATTAAGTTTTTCACTATAAACCTTTATTTTTTAGGCTGGACTTTAGGTCAACTGTCTTCCACTGTTAAGAAATGGTCCTTTGGGCTGCAGCCAGCCTAAGTGTTACCAATTCCTTAGATTAATGTAAATACTTAATGTCATCAAAAATAGGTGACACAACTTTGGGATTTGATAATATTGTGTCCACTAATTATGATAATTTTCTTTATGACTTTGTCCCAGAATGAGGATATCAAGGGGCATTACTACCATAAATACACTTGGGCCTGCACGCTCCCCAGCAATTAAAACCTTCAGCTTTTATGCAACAGTTAACTTGAGCTTTTGATAGAAGCTCTGGTCAAGAACatgaaatacagtattttatCATGTTAACAaattcttaatttttgttttaatttgtattaAGCTCAGAGGATTTAAATCACCTTTTAAAAAGGCAGTATGTTGCAATCAAGCAAGCAAAATGAAGCCTTTGGTTAAACTCAACAATTAGGCATCCCTGCTGCCGATTTGCTTGTAATACATtaactccaatgaaaataaatttGATAAACACATCCAGAAAAATATTCTCCAATTCAACCGCTTCCCACACTCTAGTTTTCAAATGGGGGTGGGAAAGCACACTGTGCTTCACAGCTGATAGTTGAAGTTTATGTTTTACGGAAGCCTTTTTAAAACTAAATGTCCATTTCCACATCATTGATCTTAAGCTCTTAAATCAAAGATTGTAGCTTTAAAATGATTAGGCTACAACTGCAAACACAGAGTAATTAATAAAGCTGGTCAATTTACCTCCCATACCTGTTGCCATGCCCCCCATGCCTGTTCCTATGCCACCAGTCATTCCACTGCCAATATTTCCTCGGAAATCATCCACACTGCCCATTCCTAGaaatagatttttaattttttaatttttacaatacTTCTAGATACACTGGAACAACTGTACATTTTAAGAGCAAATAGTCACCTACCTCCCATTCGGTTGACTCCGCCAAATCCTCCCATGTTTGCCATCCCTTTCATGCCACCAAATCCACCAACACCTGAACCGTAAGCAAAGAGCATTTTACTAAATTCATAAATTTTGTATAGCAACAAAGTAACTGGGGAGCGTGCCTACCTCCTCCCATTCTGTTCATTCCTCCAAAGCCTGGACCATCCACTCCCATTCCTTCAAATAAACAGATTTAAAGGTGAGCTATTAAGTATTTCTTTATCCCACTCTACCCTTCAAGCTAAACAGCTCCCAGCGAGGTTCGCAATAAAATCA
The Zootoca vivipara chromosome 14, rZooViv1.1, whole genome shotgun sequence DNA segment above includes these coding regions:
- the SLC24A5 gene encoding sodium/potassium/calcium exchanger 5 — translated: MRRGGSQRRRSRGIRVVVVAALLLFFATVAPLGKLPVASAQEIRGDSENKTQCIVSPSSEFPEGFFTQQEREDGGIIIYFLIILYMFLAVSIVCDYYFLPSLEIISDALGLSQDVAGATFMAAGSSAPELVTAFLGVFVTKGDIGVSTILGSAIYNLLGICAACGLLSGMVSRLSCWPLFRDCLAYAISAAAVLAMIIDNKVYWYESASLLLIYGVYILVLCFDIKINQYIMKKFSRCCTCFTVTAEETEQQPLMGWKEETGPLIRRQSRADSGIFHDESDYAQLSSSLHGPDSISEDSQSVFTMPEADLKRVLWVLSLPVIALLYLTTPDCRRVFWKNWFMLTFFMSAVWISAFTYVLVWMVTIVGETLHIPDTVMGLTLLAAGTSIPDTVASVLVARKGRGDMAMSNIVGSNVFDLLCLGLPWFIRTAFVDTSAPAEVNSSGLTYTAISLVCSIAFIFLAVHLNGWKLDKKLGAVCLVMYLAFVILSILYELGAIGNNPISTCGD